One region of Demequina sp. TMPB413 genomic DNA includes:
- a CDS encoding DUF3817 domain-containing protein, which yields MTAVAPVDGTLSRYRIMAFITGSFLLLLTAVTLIKYIGLAFDWEHEGFWGFATMIGIVHGWIFIVYVAACAFLWMRMKWPFGRLVTMVLGGVVPGMSFVMERRVSREVAASLNP from the coding sequence GTGACCGCAGTAGCCCCCGTCGATGGCACTCTCAGCCGCTATCGCATCATGGCGTTCATTACCGGCTCTTTCCTGCTCTTGCTTACCGCCGTCACCCTCATCAAGTACATCGGCCTGGCTTTCGATTGGGAGCACGAAGGCTTTTGGGGTTTCGCCACCATGATCGGCATCGTTCACGGCTGGATCTTCATCGTCTACGTCGCTGCGTGCGCGTTCCTGTGGATGCGGATGAAGTGGCCCTTCGGGCGGCTGGTCACCATGGTGCTCGGCGGCGTCGTCCCGGGCATGTCCTTCGTGATGGAGCGCCGCGTGTCTCGCGAAGTCGCCGCTAGCCTTAACCCGTGA
- the guaA gene encoding glutamine-hydrolyzing GMP synthase: MTTAHRPVLVVDCGAQYAQLIARRVREANLYSEIVPHAMSAAQMLAKDPAAIILSGGPSSVYEEGAPTVDPAIYDSGVPVMGICYGFQLMAQALGGTVAKTGLREYGRTVASVSDVGMTLSGSPTEQTVWMSHGDSVQAAPAGFTVLASTEGAPVAAFEHTGRRLAGVQWHPEVKHSPLGQAALENFLYRVAGLTPDWTSSSVIDEQVDRIRAQVGSGHVICGLSGGVDSAVAAAIVQKAVGDQLTCVFVDHGLLREGEAEQVERDFVAATGVRLVVADERDRFLDALAGVVDPETKRKIIGREFIRAFEAEARKLVHDAGLGEEVRFLVQGTLYPDVVESGGGEGAANIKSHHNVGGLPDDLKFDLVEPLRALFKDEVRAVGAELGLPDEIVWRQPFPGPGLGIRIIGEVTGPRLEILRAADAIAREELSKAGLDREIWQCPVVLLADVRSVGVQGDGRTYGHPVVLRPVSSEDAMTADWTRLPYEVLAHISNRITNEVAEVNRVVLDVTSKPPGTIEWE, from the coding sequence GTGACTACCGCGCATCGTCCCGTCCTCGTCGTCGACTGCGGCGCCCAGTACGCCCAGCTGATCGCCCGTCGCGTTCGCGAGGCGAACCTCTACTCCGAGATCGTGCCGCACGCCATGAGCGCGGCGCAGATGCTCGCCAAGGACCCTGCGGCGATCATCCTGTCAGGCGGCCCGTCGTCGGTGTACGAGGAGGGCGCTCCCACGGTCGATCCCGCGATTTACGACTCCGGCGTGCCCGTGATGGGGATCTGCTACGGATTCCAGCTGATGGCTCAAGCCCTTGGCGGCACGGTCGCCAAGACGGGGCTGCGGGAGTACGGACGCACCGTTGCCTCCGTGTCCGACGTGGGGATGACGCTGTCGGGAAGCCCCACCGAGCAGACGGTATGGATGAGTCACGGCGACTCGGTGCAAGCGGCACCAGCGGGATTCACGGTCCTCGCGTCGACCGAGGGCGCGCCCGTCGCCGCCTTCGAGCACACGGGCAGGCGACTTGCTGGGGTGCAGTGGCACCCCGAGGTCAAGCATTCGCCCCTGGGCCAGGCAGCGCTCGAGAACTTCCTGTATCGCGTCGCCGGCCTGACACCCGACTGGACCAGTTCAAGCGTCATCGATGAGCAAGTGGATCGCATCCGTGCCCAGGTGGGCTCGGGCCATGTGATTTGCGGCCTATCAGGGGGAGTGGACTCGGCCGTGGCCGCGGCGATCGTGCAGAAGGCTGTCGGCGATCAGTTGACGTGCGTCTTCGTGGACCACGGACTTCTGCGCGAGGGCGAGGCCGAGCAGGTCGAGCGCGACTTCGTGGCCGCGACCGGCGTCCGTCTCGTGGTCGCGGACGAGCGTGACAGGTTCCTCGACGCTCTCGCGGGCGTGGTCGACCCCGAGACCAAGCGCAAGATCATCGGCCGCGAGTTCATTCGCGCTTTTGAGGCCGAGGCGCGCAAGCTCGTGCACGACGCTGGCCTTGGTGAAGAGGTCAGATTCCTGGTGCAGGGCACTCTCTACCCTGACGTGGTCGAGTCAGGCGGCGGCGAAGGCGCGGCCAATATCAAGAGCCACCACAACGTCGGCGGCTTGCCAGACGACCTCAAGTTTGATCTGGTCGAGCCGCTACGCGCGTTGTTCAAGGACGAGGTGCGTGCCGTCGGCGCCGAACTCGGCCTCCCCGACGAGATCGTGTGGCGCCAGCCGTTCCCAGGCCCAGGGCTAGGAATTCGCATCATCGGCGAGGTCACTGGTCCACGACTGGAGATACTGCGCGCCGCCGACGCGATTGCCAGGGAGGAACTGTCGAAGGCTGGTCTTGATCGCGAGATCTGGCAGTGCCCTGTGGTGCTGCTCGCCGACGTTCGCTCGGTGGGCGTTCAGGGCGACGGGAGGACGTACGGACATCCCGTGGTGCTGCGTCCCGTGTCGTCGGAGGACGCCATGACGGCCGATTGGACGCGCCTTCCCTACGAGGTTCTGGCCCACATTTCCAACCGCATCACCAACGAGGTGGCCGAGGTCAACAGGGTGGTGCTCGACGTCACCAGCAAGCCGCCTGGCACGATCGAGTGGGAGTAA
- a CDS encoding PspC domain-containing protein: MTTPPEQQPREAGFFRAIREWGLTRGDNGFLGGVVDGVAQRVGMATVPARIIVAVAAVVLNGIVLLAYAAAWALLPDRRGNIIIQNFGRGIPNVGALIGIAIFTLIGLSELDSPVPFNISGFPFSDSTPWAVLSVILGILVPIAFVGGVVWFIIAMVKRSQNASPYPGATPAAPPPGTQANSAPVADTATGDGSSPDAENADAASPDAEATAASPAAPRSTNTPVYAAMPQRNASASVPPSLSTPVEPSSFQPAPPAPPALPRVPGPGRGFYLASLAWIMLSAAIAVAMERGNELAVHPAAAWFVMMVTGLGVILMAVSLAGRKLGFLGFMTIMLALPLPVVAAGADELRETYAEDGSLLHFDVDFGDGVEQVDTYDATEDFAYQYREVVLNGDCRQDSSIPSDPSSTARLSFTSLDEDTSVDVVTRVTYVSIPVGTDLNVVGQGDAQAHVVWPDRDLTCDFWGAGGQHLTLANNTGPVLDLVVYDDEFANTIVITEVYS; encoded by the coding sequence ATGACCACCCCACCCGAGCAACAACCCCGCGAGGCAGGCTTCTTTCGAGCCATCCGCGAGTGGGGGCTCACCCGCGGCGACAACGGCTTCTTGGGCGGCGTCGTCGATGGCGTGGCACAGCGTGTCGGAATGGCGACGGTCCCGGCCCGCATCATCGTTGCGGTGGCTGCAGTGGTGCTCAACGGAATCGTGCTGCTCGCCTATGCCGCTGCGTGGGCGCTGCTCCCCGACAGGCGCGGCAACATCATCATCCAGAACTTTGGCCGCGGCATCCCCAATGTGGGCGCGCTCATCGGCATCGCGATCTTCACGCTGATCGGGCTCAGCGAGCTCGACAGCCCCGTGCCCTTCAACATCTCCGGCTTCCCCTTCTCCGACTCCACCCCCTGGGCCGTCTTGAGCGTCATTCTGGGGATTCTCGTGCCCATCGCCTTCGTGGGTGGAGTGGTGTGGTTCATCATCGCGATGGTGAAGCGTTCGCAAAACGCTTCCCCCTATCCAGGCGCCACTCCCGCCGCGCCACCACCAGGGACTCAAGCCAACTCAGCGCCGGTGGCGGACACTGCCACGGGTGACGGCTCTTCGCCTGACGCGGAGAACGCCGACGCTGCGTCACCAGACGCCGAAGCAACCGCCGCGTCCCCTGCCGCACCCCGCTCCACGAACACCCCTGTGTACGCGGCCATGCCGCAGCGCAATGCATCCGCGTCGGTGCCGCCTTCACTCTCCACGCCCGTCGAGCCCTCCTCTTTCCAGCCAGCGCCCCCTGCTCCGCCGGCACTGCCCCGGGTTCCGGGACCTGGCAGGGGCTTCTACTTGGCTTCGCTCGCGTGGATCATGCTCTCCGCAGCGATCGCCGTCGCCATGGAGCGCGGCAACGAACTGGCTGTCCACCCCGCGGCCGCGTGGTTCGTGATGATGGTGACTGGACTCGGGGTCATCCTCATGGCGGTGAGCCTCGCCGGCCGCAAGCTCGGCTTCCTTGGCTTCATGACGATCATGTTGGCTCTCCCGCTGCCCGTCGTCGCCGCCGGTGCCGACGAGTTGCGAGAGACCTATGCGGAGGATGGCAGCCTGCTGCACTTTGACGTCGACTTTGGCGACGGGGTCGAGCAAGTCGATACGTACGACGCCACGGAGGACTTCGCGTATCAGTACCGCGAGGTCGTCCTCAACGGGGACTGCCGCCAAGACTCCTCAATACCTAGCGATCCCTCGAGCACTGCACGCCTGTCGTTCACATCGCTCGACGAAGACACGTCCGTCGATGTCGTGACCCGTGTGACCTACGTGTCCATCCCAGTGGGCACCGACCTCAACGTAGTGGGACAGGGCGACGCTCAGGCGCACGTGGTGTGGCCCGATCGCGACCTGACGTGCGACTTCTGGGGCGCTGGTGGGCAACACCTCACGCTGGCCAACAACACTGGCCCCGTTCTTGACCTCGTCGTCTATGACGACGAATTCGCCAACACCATCGTCATCACGGAGGTCTACTCATGA
- a CDS encoding sensor histidine kinase has translation MSQSTRIARPLRREPQPASWWRALLGLVMVTMAGGLMSRRYGADELAPWALPAILFIAALVLVWSPLDGAVQSDPRRPDVVSLFSRDAWARVVVGVALAIGAVGWFAQWDFGDRPLLRAILVPVAAVGAAALVLAPWWMRLIRQVSVEREQRVREFERAEIAAHLHDSVLQTLTLIRAKAHEPEAVARLARAQERDLRAYLYQERRSEADSVATALTTAMSEVEDAHGVAIDTVHVGDAPTSDSLRAVVRAAREAATNAARHGSEPISVYAELTSGAYEVFVRDAGPGFDPEKVDPDRAGIRHSIMGRVARHGGTAAVHSAPRSRTEVSIWMPRKEQR, from the coding sequence GTGAGCCAGTCCACGAGGATCGCGCGGCCGTTGCGCCGCGAGCCGCAACCCGCATCGTGGTGGCGTGCGCTCTTGGGCCTCGTGATGGTGACGATGGCTGGGGGACTCATGTCTCGCCGCTATGGCGCCGACGAGTTGGCGCCGTGGGCTTTGCCTGCGATCCTCTTCATCGCGGCGCTGGTCTTGGTATGGAGCCCGCTCGACGGCGCCGTGCAATCCGACCCTCGCCGTCCCGACGTCGTCAGCCTGTTCTCTCGCGACGCATGGGCACGCGTGGTGGTGGGCGTGGCGCTCGCCATCGGCGCGGTCGGCTGGTTTGCCCAGTGGGATTTCGGTGACAGGCCGCTATTGCGCGCGATCCTGGTGCCCGTTGCCGCGGTCGGCGCAGCGGCCCTGGTGCTCGCACCGTGGTGGATGCGACTGATTCGCCAGGTGTCGGTGGAGCGCGAGCAGCGAGTGCGCGAGTTCGAGCGCGCAGAGATTGCTGCTCACTTGCACGACTCCGTGCTACAAACCCTCACCCTGATCCGCGCGAAGGCGCACGAGCCGGAGGCGGTCGCGAGGCTTGCCCGCGCTCAAGAGCGCGACCTGCGGGCCTACCTGTACCAGGAGCGACGATCAGAGGCCGACTCGGTAGCCACGGCGCTCACGACCGCCATGTCGGAGGTCGAGGACGCGCACGGCGTGGCCATCGACACCGTGCACGTGGGCGACGCCCCCACGTCCGACTCTTTGCGGGCGGTGGTGCGCGCTGCGCGTGAGGCGGCGACGAACGCCGCCCGGCACGGTAGCGAGCCCATCAGCGTGTACGCCGAACTCACGTCCGGCGCGTACGAGGTGTTTGTGCGCGATGCGGGGCCAGGCTTCGATCCTGAGAAGGTTGACCCCGACAGGGCGGGCATCCGACATTCGATCATGGGGCGCGTAGCGCGTCACGGGGGGACGGCTGCGGTGCACTCCGCGCCGAGGTCTCGCACAGAAGTGTCCATCTGGATGCCGAGGAAGGAACAGCGATGA
- a CDS encoding response regulator transcription factor: MSVRVVIVDDHDVIRVGVRESLDADIEVVGEGRDVESAIAAVTTHLPEVVILDVHLPGGTGGGALDVLAEILGRPESPKVLALSVSDAADDVVATVRAGARGYVTKSISGPELSDAVRRVHSGDAVFSPRLAGFVLDAFNAAGGEVAQADEDLDKLTEREQEVMRLIARGYTYREVAEKLFISIKTVETHVGKVLHKLQLSNRHELARWAAQRRIV, encoded by the coding sequence ATGAGCGTTCGAGTGGTGATTGTCGATGACCACGACGTGATCAGGGTGGGCGTGAGGGAGTCCCTCGACGCCGACATCGAGGTGGTGGGTGAGGGCCGTGACGTCGAGTCCGCGATCGCTGCGGTCACCACGCACCTGCCCGAGGTGGTGATCCTCGACGTCCACTTGCCCGGCGGGACCGGTGGAGGAGCCCTCGACGTGCTCGCGGAGATTCTGGGAAGGCCAGAGTCGCCCAAGGTGCTGGCGCTGTCGGTATCCGACGCTGCCGACGATGTGGTGGCGACGGTGCGTGCAGGCGCTCGCGGCTACGTCACCAAATCAATATCGGGCCCGGAACTGTCCGACGCTGTCAGACGAGTCCATTCGGGAGACGCGGTCTTCTCGCCACGGCTCGCTGGCTTCGTGCTCGACGCCTTCAACGCTGCTGGCGGCGAGGTCGCGCAGGCCGACGAGGACTTGGACAAGCTCACTGAGCGTGAGCAGGAGGTCATGCGACTTATTGCTCGCGGCTACACCTACCGCGAAGTGGCGGAAAAGCTCTTCATCTCCATCAAGACCGTCGAAACTCACGTGGGCAAAGTGCTCCACAAGCTGCAGTTGTCGAATCGCCATGAGCTCGCGAGATGGGCAGCCCAACGACGCATCGTCTGA
- a CDS encoding GGDEF domain-containing protein, with protein MRSAKVFPGGIEMNLWKKRRHVSGSDVAPLTPAQVQVLRDRQEHLGRRAVRSFVVVCFIGAVSHVALFASFGSVEYRSIMLISVVDAVLLAIAFLIILEGHETRGAVMALIVATLHMLWVVMHISAAASVESILFPLALAPFVMIRKELPALRLALATFAIATYLVCEIVFPSGSAPHQLDGEVADAFARGNRISAGVAVLALVTLFQLSLSSMRRVLEGAARYGELRATTDELTGVYNRRPIIAQLSQWAERGRGNYAIALIDLDHFKTINDEFGHDCGDTVIQAVALTLRSHFRESDMVSRWGGDEFLVLMPGVRHADLLPVLDRLRHAINLIEKRCNDHVHHVTVSIGASMGAMGQSPDECIAAADHALYRAKEEGRNKVVAVGVSEPTHALGRPSPDEPVTPPAGLTHHR; from the coding sequence ATGCGGTCAGCGAAGGTGTTTCCAGGAGGCATCGAGATGAATCTCTGGAAGAAGAGGCGCCACGTGAGTGGTTCCGATGTCGCGCCGTTGACCCCCGCGCAGGTCCAGGTACTGCGCGACCGCCAAGAACACCTGGGCAGGCGAGCGGTGCGCTCCTTTGTGGTGGTGTGTTTCATCGGGGCGGTCTCCCATGTCGCGCTGTTCGCCAGTTTTGGTTCCGTCGAGTACCGCAGCATCATGTTGATTTCCGTCGTGGATGCGGTGCTGCTCGCTATCGCGTTTCTCATCATCCTCGAGGGCCACGAGACCCGAGGTGCCGTCATGGCGCTCATCGTGGCGACCCTTCACATGTTGTGGGTCGTCATGCACATCTCTGCCGCCGCCAGCGTCGAATCGATCTTGTTTCCTCTTGCCCTCGCGCCCTTCGTCATGATCCGAAAAGAGCTTCCTGCCCTCCGGCTGGCGCTTGCGACTTTTGCCATAGCCACGTACCTCGTGTGCGAGATTGTCTTTCCTTCCGGTTCCGCTCCTCACCAGCTTGACGGAGAGGTTGCGGACGCCTTCGCTCGCGGCAACAGGATCTCGGCGGGCGTGGCCGTGTTGGCGCTTGTCACGCTCTTCCAGTTGAGCCTGTCGTCGATGAGGCGCGTCCTCGAGGGCGCCGCGAGGTACGGCGAACTCCGTGCCACGACAGACGAACTCACCGGTGTCTATAACAGGCGGCCCATCATTGCGCAGTTGAGTCAATGGGCCGAGCGAGGGCGCGGCAATTACGCCATCGCGCTGATCGACCTTGATCATTTCAAGACCATCAACGACGAATTCGGGCACGACTGCGGAGACACCGTGATCCAGGCAGTCGCCCTCACGCTGCGCAGCCACTTCCGCGAATCAGACATGGTGAGCCGATGGGGAGGCGACGAGTTCTTGGTGCTCATGCCCGGCGTGAGGCACGCCGACCTCTTGCCCGTCCTCGATCGACTCAGGCATGCCATCAATCTCATCGAGAAGCGGTGCAACGATCACGTCCACCATGTCACGGTGTCGATCGGGGCCTCGATGGGTGCCATGGGTCAGAGCCCTGACGAATGCATCGCCGCAGCGGACCACGCCCTGTACCGCGCCAAGGAGGAGGGCCGGAACAAAGTCGTGGCCGTGGGGGTCAGCGAGCCGACCCACGCCCTCGGTAGGCCGTCTCCTGACGAGCCGGTGACGCCTCCTGCCGGGTTGACGCACCACCGCTAG
- the pcrA gene encoding DNA helicase PcrA, whose translation MDALFDIASAGSSPLVEGLNPEQAKAVVYDGRALLIFAGAGSGKTRVLTHRIAHLLESGRARPHEVLAITFTNKAAGEMRERVQALVGPEARQMWVSTFHSACVRMLRRDYELAGLKSTFSIYDTTDSVAVMKLVMKELDLDPKKFTPKSLLGRIGTFKDELIDPEMAAAAGEAASRYSIDHAAGKAYGAYQRRLEAANAVDFDDIIVKTVRLVQNHPEVAERYRAQFRHVLVDEYQDTNHAQYVLVRELVGDTGRLTVVGDADQSIYAFRGATIRNILEFEKDYPEAEVIRLERNYRSTQNILTAANAVIANNVGRPVKNLWTDAGAGERIVGYAGDTEQDEALFIADEIKRLTASANVAPADIAIMYRANAQSRAIEERFIRAEIPYKVVGGTRFYERREIKDMLAYLAAVVNEDDDVATRRVINTPKRGIGDTTVEAIEQLRRTLSLEEERAGRPGVSFGSALRRAEDLDLAARSARPVAEFVSLMDDLRSLAADNGPAGVLDAIADRSGMLRQMRASEDPQDASRIENIMELVAVGREFTEENPDGTLADFLEKVALVADADQIPDADGSGGVVTLMTLHTAKGLEFPVVFVVGLEDGTFPHMRSIESGDVKDLEEERRLAYVGLTRARERLYLTRAEVRSAWGAPQYLPVSRFAEEIPADLVEWKRSETSMSSLRARTERRGSGGWSSTYGGGAYGGSQDRDDGNTYAKAGAVTSRRIPPSPPGTAEGDAGFEVGDRVTHDGFGMGKVVGTEGAGRHAVVKVDFGATGVKRLALRFNALTKL comes from the coding sequence ATGGATGCACTCTTCGACATCGCGTCCGCCGGTTCCTCCCCGCTGGTTGAGGGCCTCAACCCAGAGCAGGCCAAGGCCGTCGTGTACGACGGCCGGGCCCTGCTGATCTTCGCGGGCGCTGGATCCGGTAAGACTCGCGTACTGACCCACCGGATCGCCCACCTGCTGGAATCCGGCAGGGCGCGACCGCACGAAGTGCTCGCCATCACCTTCACCAACAAGGCCGCCGGAGAGATGCGCGAGCGCGTCCAGGCCCTCGTGGGTCCCGAAGCGCGGCAGATGTGGGTGTCTACTTTCCACTCTGCGTGCGTGCGCATGCTTCGCCGCGACTATGAACTCGCAGGCCTCAAGTCGACGTTCTCGATCTACGACACCACGGACTCTGTCGCCGTCATGAAGCTCGTCATGAAAGAGCTTGACCTTGACCCCAAGAAGTTCACCCCCAAGTCGCTGTTGGGAAGGATCGGCACCTTCAAGGATGAGCTGATTGACCCTGAGATGGCGGCCGCCGCTGGGGAGGCCGCCTCGCGCTACTCCATCGATCACGCCGCCGGAAAGGCCTACGGCGCGTACCAGCGTCGGCTTGAGGCGGCCAATGCGGTGGACTTTGACGACATCATCGTCAAGACGGTCCGCCTGGTCCAGAACCACCCAGAGGTCGCGGAGCGCTATCGCGCTCAGTTCCGGCACGTGCTCGTCGACGAGTACCAAGACACCAACCACGCTCAGTACGTGTTGGTGCGCGAGCTGGTCGGGGACACTGGTCGTCTCACCGTCGTCGGTGACGCTGACCAGTCCATCTACGCCTTCAGAGGCGCGACGATTCGCAACATTCTTGAGTTCGAGAAGGACTACCCGGAAGCGGAGGTCATCAGGCTCGAGCGCAACTATCGCTCGACCCAGAACATCCTCACCGCTGCCAATGCAGTGATCGCGAACAACGTCGGCAGGCCGGTCAAGAACCTCTGGACTGACGCGGGCGCAGGCGAGCGCATCGTCGGCTACGCGGGTGACACGGAGCAGGACGAGGCGCTGTTCATCGCCGACGAGATCAAGCGGCTCACCGCATCCGCGAACGTGGCGCCAGCCGATATCGCGATCATGTATCGGGCCAACGCGCAATCTCGCGCCATCGAGGAGCGCTTCATTCGCGCCGAGATCCCGTACAAGGTGGTGGGCGGGACGCGCTTCTATGAGCGTCGCGAGATCAAAGACATGCTCGCCTACCTCGCTGCTGTGGTCAACGAAGACGACGACGTGGCGACTAGGCGTGTCATCAACACCCCCAAACGTGGCATCGGCGACACAACCGTAGAGGCGATCGAACAACTGCGTCGCACCCTGTCACTGGAGGAAGAGCGCGCGGGGAGGCCGGGCGTGAGCTTCGGTTCGGCGTTGCGGCGTGCGGAAGACCTCGACCTCGCGGCCCGCTCGGCACGGCCAGTGGCTGAGTTCGTATCACTCATGGACGATTTGCGGTCCCTCGCGGCCGACAACGGACCGGCAGGCGTGCTCGATGCCATCGCCGATCGATCAGGAATGCTGCGCCAGATGCGCGCGAGCGAGGATCCTCAAGACGCCAGCCGCATCGAGAACATCATGGAGCTTGTGGCCGTGGGGCGCGAGTTCACGGAAGAGAATCCCGACGGCACGCTGGCTGACTTCCTGGAGAAAGTCGCGCTTGTCGCCGACGCCGACCAGATTCCCGACGCTGACGGCTCCGGTGGGGTGGTCACACTCATGACACTGCACACCGCCAAGGGGCTCGAGTTTCCTGTCGTCTTTGTGGTCGGTCTCGAAGATGGGACTTTCCCCCACATGCGCTCCATCGAGTCGGGCGATGTGAAGGACCTCGAGGAGGAGCGCAGGCTCGCCTACGTCGGTCTGACCAGGGCGCGGGAGCGGTTGTACTTGACGCGCGCCGAGGTGCGCTCCGCATGGGGTGCGCCTCAGTACCTCCCCGTCTCGCGTTTTGCGGAAGAGATTCCTGCCGACCTCGTGGAGTGGAAGCGCTCAGAGACGTCGATGTCCTCCTTGAGGGCAAGAACGGAGCGCCGCGGCTCCGGCGGCTGGTCGAGCACGTACGGTGGCGGCGCCTACGGAGGCAGCCAGGATCGCGACGACGGCAACACCTACGCGAAGGCAGGCGCCGTCACGAGCAGGCGCATCCCGCCGAGCCCGCCAGGCACGGCTGAAGGAGACGCTGGCTTCGAGGTCGGCGATCGGGTCACCCACGACGGTTTCGGCATGGGCAAGGTGGTTGGCACGGAAGGTGCTGGTCGCCACGCGGTGGTGAAGGTGGACTTCGGTGCGACCGGAGTCAAGCGCTTGGCGCTGCGGTTCAACGCGCTTACCAAGTTGTAG
- a CDS encoding L-lactate dehydrogenase — MESRTSKVSIIGAGAVGSTLAYAGLMRGFARTVALFDINKAKVEAEALDLSQGIQFMPEANVIGSNDISVCADSDVVVITAGAKQQPGQSRLELAEATIGLMDKIIPPLIDVSPNAIYILVTNPVDVVTYAALKASGMSPTQMFGSGTVLDSSRLRHQIARECGVAVGNVHAYIAGEHGDSEVALWSSASIGGVPLVEWHDAEGRVIMTPETCERIHRDVTRSAYQIIEGKGATNYAIGIAGARIVEAVLGDQNRVLPISTLVDYPGVGEVCMSLPAVVGRSGVRHRVDVRMNEEERAGLEASARSIREVAVRFGAAR, encoded by the coding sequence GTGGAAAGCAGGACCTCGAAGGTATCGATCATTGGCGCCGGCGCGGTGGGCTCGACCCTCGCGTACGCGGGACTGATGCGCGGATTCGCGCGCACCGTCGCGCTCTTTGACATCAACAAGGCCAAGGTCGAAGCGGAGGCGCTCGACTTGTCCCAGGGCATTCAGTTCATGCCAGAAGCGAACGTCATCGGCTCCAACGACATCTCGGTCTGTGCAGACTCCGACGTGGTGGTCATCACCGCTGGCGCGAAGCAACAGCCGGGCCAGTCGCGACTCGAGTTAGCTGAGGCGACCATCGGCCTGATGGACAAGATCATCCCGCCGCTCATTGATGTCTCGCCGAACGCCATCTACATCCTGGTCACCAACCCTGTCGATGTCGTGACGTATGCGGCGCTCAAGGCCTCAGGTATGAGTCCCACCCAGATGTTCGGGTCCGGAACGGTGCTCGACTCGTCACGGTTGCGGCATCAGATCGCCCGAGAGTGCGGCGTCGCCGTGGGTAACGTGCACGCCTACATCGCTGGCGAGCACGGTGATTCGGAGGTCGCGTTGTGGTCCTCCGCGAGCATCGGCGGAGTGCCCCTGGTGGAATGGCATGACGCAGAAGGCAGGGTCATCATGACGCCTGAAACGTGCGAGCGGATCCACCGCGACGTGACCCGCTCGGCCTACCAAATCATCGAGGGCAAGGGCGCGACCAACTATGCGATCGGTATCGCTGGGGCACGCATTGTCGAGGCGGTGTTGGGAGATCAGAACCGGGTACTGCCCATCTCGACGCTGGTGGACTATCCGGGAGTCGGCGAGGTCTGCATGTCGCTGCCTGCCGTCGTGGGACGCAGTGGCGTCAGGCACCGCGTTGACGTCCGCATGAACGAGGAGGAGCGGGCAGGGCTTGAAGCCTCCGCCCGCTCGATCCGCGAGGTTGCAGTGAGATTTGGCGCGGCCCGCTAG